A segment of the Sphingopyxis sp. OAS728 genome:
TGTGCCATTGCAGCGACTGCCGCCGCCATTCTGGCGCGCCGATGGTCGGCTGGGCTCTCGTCGCAAATGATGAAATCGAGATCCAGGGCACGGCGAAGGTTTACGCCTCGTCCGAACATGGCCGCCGCCATTTCTGCGGCGATTGCGGCACCGGACTCTTTTATTCCAACGACGCGATCTTTCCGGGCCAGATCGACGTGCAGACGGCAACGCTCGACGACCCCGACCTGATCCCCGCACAGGTGCAGATCCAGACCGCCGAGCGTATCGGCTGGATGGAGAAGCTGAACGATCTTCCG
Coding sequences within it:
- a CDS encoding GFA family protein: MTNQAPRASGQCHCGAIRYSMSTAVQHHALCHCSDCRRHSGAPMVGWALVANDEIEIQGTAKVYASSEHGRRHFCGDCGTGLFYSNDAIFPGQIDVQTATLDDPDLIPAQVQIQTAERIGWMEKLNDLPAFERYPAFE